From Alloacidobacterium dinghuense:
ATCTTTCCTGGTGCGGTTTGTGAAACGCCGCAAGCTCATCTGCATATCCTCCTGCTTTATTCGTGCGATTCACCCAGAATCAGGCCAATGGCGCGAGTCATCCTCCGCCAGCGCCCTGTAGCTGCGTTGAGTTCTCTCTTGCCCTTACTTGTGAGTTGGTAAAACTTGGCTCTGCGATTGTTCTCGCTCACACCCCATTGCGAGGAAACCATGCCACGGTCTTCCAGACGATGAAGTGCGGGATAGAGCGATCCCTGTTCGACTTCAAGAGCGTTTTCGGACGTGTGCTCTATGACTTCTGCAATCGTGTGGCCGTGTGCCGGCCCCATCACCAGCGTGCGCAGGATGAGCATGTCCAGCGTGCCCTGCAGAATATCTCCAGCTTCGGGAGGCCGTTTCATAACCGTATGGCTCCACTCGAATGACTATGCAAAGGCATAATACTCCACTCGAATGGCTATGGGAAGAAGATTTTTGCAGCACGCCTGACGGATGATCACTCCATTCCGCTTTCTGACGACGCGGATGACATGATCTATGACGCGAAAACGGGCGTAGGCTTTGTTTTTCGCCGCGTCCGTGTCGCAGTGGAAATATCAATCTGCCTGCTTAGGCTATCGGGATACCATTTAGGCCTTTTAGTGAGCTACATAGCCTTGGCCGCGTAGCACTTTTCCCGGTAGAGCATT
This genomic window contains:
- a CDS encoding PadR family transcriptional regulator; translation: MKRPPEAGDILQGTLDMLILRTLVMGPAHGHTIAEVIEHTSENALEVEQGSLYPALHRLEDRGMVSSQWGVSENNRRAKFYQLTSKGKRELNAATGRWRRMTRAIGLILGESHE